Proteins from one Spirochaetota bacterium genomic window:
- a CDS encoding flagellin: MIINHNMSAINANRTIKFKDWDLQGNMEKLSSGLRINKAGDDASGLAVSEKMRTQIQGLRQAERNTEDGMSFIQTAEGYLNQTSSIIQRIRVLAVQAANGIYSNEDRQLIQVEVSALVDEVDRIASQAEFNRFKLLTGSYSRTNPKASMWFQLGANMNQRKRVYIGTMTAQALKFRDGTGKIIVSLSAPQGANSAIGIMDQSLQRIGKQRADLGAYYNRLDMTAKGLMAAYENTQASESRIRDVDMAEEMSEFSRNQILQHTGTAMLAQANVLGQSVLKLLGT, translated from the coding sequence ATGATAATTAATCACAACATGAGTGCGATTAATGCCAACCGGACGATCAAGTTCAAGGATTGGGATCTCCAGGGAAACATGGAGAAACTGTCCTCCGGACTCAGGATCAACAAGGCAGGCGATGACGCGTCCGGACTGGCCGTATCCGAAAAGATGCGGACCCAGATCCAGGGATTGCGCCAGGCTGAGAGGAACACCGAGGACGGCATGTCCTTCATACAGACCGCCGAAGGTTATCTCAACCAGACCTCGTCCATTATCCAGCGCATCAGGGTACTGGCTGTACAGGCTGCTAACGGTATTTATTCCAATGAAGACCGTCAGCTCATACAGGTAGAGGTTTCCGCCCTTGTCGACGAAGTTGACAGGATCGCGTCTCAGGCGGAGTTCAACAGGTTTAAATTACTGACTGGAAGCTATTCCAGGACCAATCCCAAGGCGAGCATGTGGTTCCAACTCGGGGCCAACATGAACCAGCGCAAACGGGTGTACATCGGGACGATGACGGCGCAAGCCCTCAAGTTCCGCGATGGCACCGGTAAAATCATCGTTTCGCTGTCGGCCCCGCAAGGCGCCAACTCCGCCATAGGGATCATGGATCAGTCACTGCAGCGAATAGGCAAGCAGCGGGCCGACCTCGGCGCCTATTACAACAGGCTCGATATGACCGCGAAAGGTCTCATGGCTGCGTATGAGAATACGCAGGCATCGGAATCGCGGATCCGGGACGTTGACATGGCCGAGGAAATGTCGGAGTTTTCGAGAAATCAAATTCTCCAGCATACCGGAACGGCAATGCTTGCCCAGGCGAATGTCCTTGGTCAATCAGTATTAAAACTACTGGGTACCTAG
- a CDS encoding IMP cyclohydrolase translates to MATDVSSFKDAYKKAIKGDFPDEAMIVIGTTRIPLKKVAYQLRYGTNPHQPFIAYAPTGSAALSVGNLDILKGGKEGLSLTNLQDMSQALNILKFFDKPACTVMKHVNPCGFKVETGGEPMAEIYRIARNCDERSAFGSIVGLNRKVDAATAEAVMESFVEGIIAPDYDQDALAVLRRNEGTKKLNNAIRVAKVPNMDRIPKFIGDDIEGYYNLRNLIDGSFTLEVPYLTRIRSAADFIVDPMIPNSDPAKNGGRDYVVQRKPTAAELDDCLTAWYVNINVRSNGIVFVKDGAAIAVGTGEQERVGAVEQAIDKALKKGHSLKGAVMSSDAFFPQRDSIDTVAKEGVTAVVWPAGSMNDALVIEAANEHSIALMATLERCFLHI, encoded by the coding sequence ATGGCAACTGATGTATCTTCATTTAAAGACGCATATAAAAAAGCCATCAAGGGCGATTTCCCCGACGAGGCGATGATCGTTATCGGCACTACCAGGATCCCCCTCAAGAAAGTGGCCTACCAGCTGCGTTACGGGACAAACCCGCACCAGCCCTTCATCGCCTACGCCCCGACGGGCAGCGCGGCCCTTTCCGTGGGCAACCTGGACATCCTCAAGGGTGGGAAGGAGGGACTGTCCCTGACGAACCTCCAGGACATGAGCCAGGCCCTCAACATTCTCAAGTTTTTCGACAAGCCCGCCTGCACGGTGATGAAGCATGTCAACCCCTGCGGCTTCAAGGTCGAAACCGGGGGGGAGCCCATGGCCGAGATCTACCGCATCGCCAGGAACTGCGACGAGCGGAGCGCCTTCGGCTCCATCGTGGGATTAAACCGGAAGGTAGACGCAGCCACGGCGGAGGCGGTGATGGAATCCTTCGTCGAGGGGATCATCGCCCCCGATTACGACCAGGATGCCCTCGCGGTGCTCAGGCGTAATGAAGGTACGAAAAAGCTCAACAACGCCATACGGGTCGCCAAGGTCCCCAACATGGACCGGATACCGAAATTCATCGGCGACGATATCGAGGGGTATTACAACCTCCGCAACCTGATTGACGGGTCCTTCACCCTTGAGGTGCCGTACCTTACCCGGATACGGTCAGCCGCCGATTTTATAGTCGATCCGATGATCCCGAATTCAGACCCGGCGAAGAACGGGGGCAGGGACTATGTCGTGCAGAGAAAGCCCACCGCCGCAGAGCTCGATGACTGCCTCACGGCCTGGTACGTGAACATCAACGTCAGGTCCAACGGCATCGTCTTCGTGAAGGACGGCGCCGCCATAGCCGTCGGGACCGGCGAGCAGGAGCGCGTCGGGGCCGTGGAGCAGGCCATCGACAAGGCGCTGAAGAAGGGTCACAGCCTCAAGGGAGCCGTCATGTCGTCGGACGCATTTTTTCCCCAGCGGGACAGCATCGACACCGTTGCAAAGGAGGGGGTCACCGCCGTCGTGTGGCCTGCCGGGTCTATGAACGACGCGCTGGTGATCGAGGCCGCCAACGAGCATTCGATTGCCCTCATGGCCACGCTGGAGCGGTGTTTCCTGCATATATAA
- a CDS encoding flagellin produces MRINHNMSAVFAARRLKEVAVQMDKSIERLSSGERINTAGDDASGLAVSQKMRTQINGLVQAEKNAQNGLSFIQVAEGSLQQINDIMQRIRVLSVQSANGIYSRDDRVQIQVEVSQLIDEVDRIASSSEFNRMKMLRGEYAKNSKISSMFFHVGANQDQRVRVYIATVSSKAFNLVSEGNTKRTISTVAGANAMIGYVDSALDKLNRQRADLGAYYNRLENTIKALTQTYENMMSADSRLRDTDMATEMVEFTKDQILVQTSVAMLAQVNNKPKLVLKLFE; encoded by the coding sequence ATGAGAATCAATCACAACATGAGTGCCGTATTCGCAGCGAGGCGCTTGAAGGAAGTGGCGGTCCAGATGGACAAGAGCATCGAACGGCTCTCATCCGGCGAGCGGATCAATACTGCGGGCGATGATGCCTCCGGTCTGGCCGTGTCCCAGAAGATGCGGACCCAGATTAACGGCCTGGTCCAGGCTGAAAAGAACGCCCAGAACGGGCTTTCTTTTATCCAGGTCGCGGAGGGATCATTGCAGCAGATTAATGATATCATGCAGCGGATCAGGGTTCTTTCGGTGCAGTCGGCCAACGGGATTTATTCCCGGGACGATCGGGTTCAGATACAGGTTGAGGTATCTCAGCTTATAGACGAGGTCGATCGTATCGCCTCTTCCTCGGAGTTCAACCGGATGAAGATGCTCCGGGGAGAATATGCCAAGAACAGCAAAATCAGCAGCATGTTTTTCCATGTGGGCGCCAATCAGGATCAGCGGGTCAGGGTGTATATCGCCACTGTCAGCTCGAAAGCCTTCAACCTGGTAAGTGAGGGGAACACAAAGCGGACGATTTCAACGGTGGCCGGCGCAAATGCGATGATAGGTTATGTCGATTCGGCTCTTGATAAGCTGAACCGGCAGCGGGCAGACCTTGGAGCGTATTACAACCGGCTCGAAAACACGATAAAAGCACTGACCCAGACATACGAGAACATGATGTCGGCGGATTCACGGTTACGCGATACGGATATGGCAACTGAAATGGTTGAATTCACAAAGGACCAGATTCTCGTTCAAACCAGTGTCGCAATGCTGGCCCAGGTCAACAACAAGCCTAAGCTGGTATTGAAACTGTTTGAGTGA
- a CDS encoding flagellar protein FlaG, translating into MYVKNVSYDSVDPGGAYARKGEMAQDAPVVTQAQHVQKPQTQNAQRELSREEVSEVVDRLNKGVKEIHERMSFSYHEKTQRIIVKVMKNDSDEVIREIPSKEAIRLLEHIQDFLGMIVDESR; encoded by the coding sequence ATGTACGTTAAAAATGTCAGTTACGATTCGGTGGATCCCGGCGGAGCCTATGCCCGCAAGGGAGAAATGGCGCAGGATGCGCCCGTTGTCACCCAGGCCCAGCATGTTCAGAAACCGCAGACCCAGAATGCGCAGCGAGAGCTGAGCAGGGAAGAGGTTTCAGAAGTCGTCGATAGACTGAACAAGGGCGTGAAGGAAATACACGAGCGCATGTCTTTCTCGTATCACGAAAAGACGCAGCGAATCATTGTCAAGGTCATGAAGAACGATTCCGACGAGGTCATACGGGAAATCCCTTCAAAGGAAGCGATAAGGCTTCTGGAGCATATCCAGGATTTTCTCGGTATGATAGTTGATGAATCGCGATAG
- the argH gene encoding argininosuccinate lyase: MGKDKEQKKPWGGRFTGSLSNIAEKLSASIGYDRRLWRQDIRGSQAHAKMLHRIGILADGELSDILGGLDGIGKEIEAGVFEFKDSLEDIHMNIEAALTERIGDAGRKLHTARSRNDQIALDMRLYIRDESEEIRALLAGLAGLLADTAEKNIDVIMAGYTHLQVAQPVRFGQHLLAYAWGLLRDAERLDASVRACSKLPLGSGALAGLNYPVDREFVRKELGFDEIVPNTMDAVSDRDFIFDFCYFAAVCAVRLSRFCEELVLWSTTEFGYIRLGDGVTTGSSIMPQKRNPDIAELIRGKSGRSIGNLMSLLTLLKGLPMTYNRDLQEDKERLFDSIDTIKLALAGMIEMISTMTVNSDRMKKAVYSNFSTATDLADYLARKGVPFRKAHEIVGAIVRTCEEEGTDFFAMKAADFRRFSPEFGDDIADIINPETSVERKVSTGSTAKKEVLAQIEAIRKKI; encoded by the coding sequence ATGGGAAAGGACAAGGAACAGAAAAAGCCGTGGGGGGGCCGCTTCACCGGCTCCCTGTCGAATATCGCCGAGAAGCTTTCGGCGTCGATCGGCTATGACAGGCGCCTCTGGCGCCAGGATATTCGGGGGTCGCAGGCCCACGCGAAAATGCTCCACCGGATCGGCATACTCGCCGACGGCGAGCTGTCGGACATCCTGGGAGGCCTGGACGGGATCGGGAAGGAGATAGAAGCGGGTGTCTTCGAGTTCAAGGATTCCCTTGAAGACATCCACATGAACATCGAGGCGGCCCTGACGGAGCGGATCGGCGACGCCGGCAGGAAGCTCCATACCGCGCGGTCACGCAACGACCAGATCGCCCTGGACATGCGCCTCTACATCCGCGATGAATCGGAGGAGATCCGTGCGCTCCTCGCCGGACTCGCGGGTCTCCTGGCGGACACCGCAGAAAAGAACATTGACGTCATCATGGCCGGGTACACCCACCTCCAGGTGGCCCAGCCGGTCCGCTTCGGCCAGCACCTCCTCGCCTACGCCTGGGGGCTCCTGCGCGACGCGGAGCGCCTCGACGCCTCGGTGCGCGCCTGCTCGAAGCTCCCCCTCGGATCAGGGGCGCTGGCCGGACTCAACTACCCGGTGGACCGCGAGTTCGTGCGGAAAGAGCTCGGCTTCGATGAGATCGTGCCCAACACCATGGACGCGGTGAGCGACCGCGACTTCATTTTCGATTTCTGCTATTTCGCCGCGGTCTGCGCCGTGCGCCTCTCCCGCTTCTGCGAGGAGCTGGTGCTATGGTCCACGACGGAATTCGGCTACATCCGCCTGGGGGACGGCGTCACCACCGGATCGTCCATCATGCCGCAGAAGCGCAACCCTGACATCGCCGAGCTCATCAGGGGTAAATCGGGAAGGTCCATCGGGAACCTCATGTCGCTCCTTACACTGCTGAAGGGCCTCCCCATGACCTATAATCGCGACCTCCAGGAGGACAAGGAGCGCCTCTTCGATTCCATCGATACGATCAAGCTTGCCCTGGCCGGCATGATCGAGATGATCTCCACCATGACCGTGAACAGCGACCGGATGAAAAAGGCGGTGTACAGCAACTTCTCCACTGCCACGGACCTGGCCGATTACCTGGCGCGCAAGGGGGTCCCCTTCCGCAAGGCCCACGAGATCGTGGGCGCCATCGTCAGGACCTGCGAGGAGGAGGGGACCGATTTCTTCGCCATGAAGGCGGCTGATTTCAGGAGATTCTCGCCGGAATTCGGTGATGATATCGCCGATATCATCAATCCGGAGACCAGCGTCGAGCGCAAGGTATCGACGGGAAGCACGGCGAAAAAAGAGGTGCTGGCGCAGATAGAGGCGATACGGAAAAAGATATAG
- a CDS encoding PAS domain S-box protein: MANARILVAEDDAISGKYIQKTLQDNGYDVPAVLMAGEELVDNIHTINPDLILMDIKLQGDSDGIDTARHILSQYDVPVIYMTAHVDPDTVGRAKTTNPYGYLVKPFNMNELIIAIDFTLYRHQMEKKLKKTQERYRAIVESMPLMICRFLPGDSVITFVNDEYCRYFNLRREDLLGTSFLDRMPEYERDRIGGHHLTLSREKPLLNYECGVPGPAGERWQHWTVQALYDDMDNLAEYQAIGRDITESMRAKEAIRVSEEKFSRAFHSSPAGMAIILLKDGTFIDVNLNFARISGFNRDELLGTPITSLEIYTAPDDRQAITDAIEKKGVVHDHEIHVKTRTGDLRTVIVSAEIIQVADNRCLLVVARDITERLLIEETLRRSERQYRLLADNMFDLVGMCDVNANFTYVSPSYGTALGYSEKELLGRPIYCLVHPDDLPGVLATIKANRYSGNKVVAVYRMIHKDGRVLWFESNGKVVSRDNGVVMGAVFSSREISDRKVIEDSLRMAQRQLMEIIDFFPDATFVIDKEKKVITWNRAMEKMTGVPEEAMLGKGDYEYAIPFFGERRPILIDLVGEEVPRNNGHYLTFSSDGDSIIAESYIPSLPFTMKETYLWGKASPLYDGHGAIIGAIEIIRDITEIKRIEMALRESEEKFRHLFEESADAQFLIDDKRIIDCNVAAINLFSAGRKEVLLGKSPHELSPEFLPDGTLTELRMNEIMKFVFEMDSLSFEWVHLCFDGRQAPVDITFTVVPIAGKLMIHAVLKDITLRKLAQEALRKSEERYRVLVETMSDGLVQGDGAGTITFVNDRFCEMVGALKDDIIGNSILNLIHEDDRENFMEQVRGKESLRKSAFEIKLKSKSDGNIDAIVSPRPLIDDRGHIAGIVAVFTDITERKYLERQALEISMKEQQRIGRDLHDDLGQILTGTGFLCESLVRKLSNRSLPEAEDARGVFALINEAKDHTRMLSRGLSPMEIDSGGIVAALERFARTVEGIYSVSFTLNIDPAITINDSMVETQFHYIVQESVTNAIKHGKANTIAVTLNKNKGRIHVSITDDGIGIPSDIDSHKGMGLRIMHYRANAIGASLKITKNRGRGTTVSCIWR; the protein is encoded by the coding sequence ATGGCCAACGCGCGAATCCTGGTTGCGGAAGACGACGCCATATCCGGCAAGTATATACAAAAAACACTGCAGGACAATGGTTATGACGTGCCGGCCGTTCTCATGGCGGGCGAAGAGCTGGTGGATAATATACACACCATCAATCCCGACCTCATACTCATGGACATCAAGCTCCAGGGCGACAGCGACGGCATCGATACGGCCAGGCACATCCTGTCGCAGTATGATGTTCCCGTCATCTACATGACCGCCCACGTGGACCCCGATACGGTCGGCAGGGCCAAGACGACCAATCCCTACGGCTATCTGGTGAAGCCGTTCAACATGAACGAGCTCATTATTGCCATCGATTTCACCCTTTACCGCCACCAGATGGAGAAAAAGCTCAAGAAGACCCAGGAGCGCTACCGGGCCATTGTGGAGTCGATGCCCCTCATGATCTGCCGGTTCCTTCCCGGCGACAGCGTGATCACCTTCGTCAACGATGAATACTGCCGCTATTTCAACCTCAGGCGGGAGGACCTTCTCGGAACCAGCTTCCTGGACCGCATGCCCGAATACGAGCGGGACAGGATCGGCGGTCATCACCTGACCTTGAGCCGGGAGAAGCCGCTGCTGAATTACGAGTGCGGCGTTCCCGGTCCCGCCGGCGAGCGGTGGCAGCACTGGACGGTGCAGGCGCTCTACGACGATATGGACAACCTCGCCGAGTACCAGGCCATTGGAAGGGATATAACGGAAAGTATGCGGGCCAAGGAGGCCATCCGCGTGTCCGAGGAGAAGTTTTCCAGGGCCTTCCATTCAAGTCCCGCCGGCATGGCCATCATCCTGTTGAAGGATGGTACGTTTATAGATGTCAACCTGAACTTTGCCCGCATAAGCGGTTTCAACCGGGACGAGCTCCTGGGCACCCCGATAACATCGCTGGAAATATATACGGCTCCTGACGACAGGCAGGCCATAACCGACGCCATAGAGAAGAAGGGCGTGGTCCACGACCACGAGATCCATGTGAAGACGAGGACCGGCGATCTCCGCACGGTGATCGTTTCCGCGGAAATCATACAGGTTGCAGACAACCGGTGCCTCCTGGTCGTCGCGAGGGACATTACCGAAAGGCTGCTCATCGAGGAGACCCTTCGCAGGAGCGAGCGCCAGTACCGTCTCCTGGCCGATAACATGTTCGACCTGGTGGGGATGTGCGATGTCAACGCCAATTTCACCTATGTGAGCCCTTCCTACGGGACGGCGCTGGGCTATTCGGAGAAGGAGCTCTTGGGCAGGCCGATCTACTGCCTTGTTCATCCCGATGACCTGCCGGGCGTCCTCGCGACGATCAAGGCGAACCGGTACAGCGGCAACAAGGTCGTGGCGGTATACCGGATGATTCATAAGGACGGGCGCGTCCTCTGGTTCGAGTCGAACGGCAAGGTCGTCAGCAGGGACAACGGGGTGGTCATGGGAGCGGTCTTTTCCTCGAGGGAAATTTCGGACCGGAAGGTCATTGAGGACAGCCTCCGCATGGCCCAGCGGCAGCTCATGGAGATCATCGATTTTTTCCCGGACGCGACCTTCGTCATTGACAAGGAAAAAAAGGTCATTACCTGGAACAGAGCGATGGAAAAGATGACGGGCGTTCCCGAGGAGGCCATGCTGGGCAAGGGGGATTACGAATACGCCATCCCGTTCTTCGGCGAGAGGCGGCCCATCCTGATCGACCTGGTAGGCGAGGAGGTCCCGCGGAACAATGGGCACTACCTGACCTTTTCCAGTGACGGCGACTCCATTATCGCGGAATCGTATATTCCGTCGCTCCCCTTCACCATGAAGGAGACCTACCTGTGGGGCAAGGCCTCTCCCCTCTATGACGGCCACGGGGCCATCATCGGGGCCATCGAGATAATTCGGGACATCACCGAGATCAAGCGCATCGAGATGGCCCTGCGCGAAAGCGAGGAAAAGTTCCGCCACCTCTTCGAGGAGTCGGCCGACGCCCAGTTCCTCATCGACGACAAGAGGATTATCGATTGCAACGTGGCCGCGATAAACCTCTTCAGCGCCGGACGGAAGGAGGTGCTCCTGGGAAAGTCGCCCCACGAGCTCTCCCCTGAGTTCCTGCCCGACGGCACCCTCACGGAGCTGAGAATGAACGAGATCATGAAGTTCGTGTTCGAGATGGACAGCCTCAGCTTCGAGTGGGTGCATCTCTGCTTTGACGGCCGGCAGGCGCCGGTGGACATTACCTTCACGGTGGTCCCCATAGCCGGCAAGCTGATGATCCACGCGGTCCTGAAGGATATCACCCTGCGCAAGCTCGCCCAGGAGGCGCTGCGGAAGAGCGAGGAGCGGTACCGGGTGCTGGTGGAGACGATGAGCGACGGCCTTGTCCAGGGCGACGGCGCCGGGACGATCACTTTCGTCAATGACCGATTCTGCGAGATGGTCGGCGCCCTGAAGGACGACATCATCGGTAATTCCATACTCAACCTCATTCATGAGGACGACCGGGAGAATTTCATGGAGCAGGTGCGCGGAAAGGAGAGCCTGCGAAAGAGCGCCTTTGAGATAAAGCTGAAATCGAAATCGGACGGAAACATAGACGCCATCGTGTCGCCCCGTCCCCTCATCGACGACAGGGGCCACATCGCGGGCATTGTGGCGGTCTTTACGGATATCACCGAGCGGAAATACCTCGAGCGCCAGGCCCTTGAGATCAGCATGAAGGAGCAGCAGCGCATCGGCCGGGATCTTCATGACGACCTCGGGCAGATCCTCACGGGGACCGGCTTCCTGTGCGAGTCCCTTGTGAGAAAGCTGTCGAACAGGTCCCTGCCCGAGGCCGAGGATGCGCGGGGGGTTTTCGCCCTTATCAACGAGGCCAAGGACCATACCAGGATGCTGTCACGCGGATTGTCGCCGATGGAGATCGATTCAGGCGGCATCGTCGCTGCCCTGGAGCGCTTCGCCCGCACCGTCGAGGGCATTTACTCTGTGTCCTTTACCCTGAATATCGACCCGGCCATCACTATCAATGATAGCATGGTGGAGACGCAGTTTCATTATATCGTCCAGGAATCGGTGACCAATGCCATCAAGCACGGGAAGGCCAATACCATTGCGGTGACCCTGAATAAAAACAAGGGGAGGATCCATGTCAGCATCACCGATGACGGCATCGGGATCCCATCGGACATCGACAGCCACAAGGGGATGGGACTCAGGATAATGCATTACCGCGCCAACGCCATCGGGGCTTCTTTGAAGATAACGAAAAACAGGGGCAGGGGCACCACGGTATCGTGTATCTGGCGGTGA
- the fliD gene encoding flagellar filament capping protein FliD, with product MPVSMSGMASGMDTDAIVDKLVNVEARPIKQLEIRKRNYNARKEALKSLGKQLSDINNAARDLYGFRTSFNDKGVTSSDNSVIEAKASAQADKGVKKIKVNQIATSHKVSTDPMKEKDQLPAGKFTIEVDGAKQTMAFKGGTLKDLGQRIEETASELVAASYMRKDGENYILTMESKKTGEKGEIKLSGDKDLLDKIGLTGGIAKDQKNEVAISFDARYFTSYMGDKKAGTENGNIKVKESGKAVSVRGILWREYALPVETAIKSDTTLEFELTYREQGSGDDERIPKRLKIGPKERVNIKGIVLDSYNVERKREGKKEDQKDLDSLMGIGLVAVENGKRVEKLYPLGKDMKGPRTIAIGKDLKEGRISKVILYCNRGTMEVSGVRLATPAEQKPGYALKNVIAPAHDAKLTVDGIDVTRDRNDGLNDVIKGVTLTVKRPSTHEVDLNIEQNIEASVDKIRKLVDAYNKYLDMHHDLTKAAITEKPGDFDKSFGQKGLFMGDMSLMRLQGTLQTTMTSAYPNSADVPIKMFSQMGVSTGSINAEWESIKNGKLIIDDIVLKKTILENPEGVTQFFGSDSDGDNKADGGMAFRLAAMLKPYVSPGKNIIASKIDMEDSSIKLADDSIKQKEEHIKKYEEKLKRKFSSMERALSQTNAQKQWMKNQLGGSDGDGKEK from the coding sequence ATGCCGGTTTCAATGAGTGGAATGGCATCCGGAATGGATACCGATGCCATTGTTGACAAGCTGGTTAACGTAGAAGCCAGACCGATTAAGCAGCTGGAAATCCGTAAAAGAAACTATAATGCCCGGAAGGAAGCGCTCAAGTCATTGGGTAAACAGCTCTCTGACATCAATAACGCGGCCAGGGACCTGTACGGCTTCAGGACATCTTTCAATGATAAAGGCGTTACCAGCTCGGACAACTCCGTAATAGAAGCCAAGGCGTCGGCGCAGGCCGATAAGGGCGTAAAAAAGATCAAGGTCAACCAGATAGCGACTTCACATAAAGTATCCACCGACCCGATGAAGGAAAAAGACCAGCTTCCCGCCGGGAAGTTCACCATAGAGGTGGATGGCGCCAAGCAGACCATGGCGTTCAAAGGGGGCACCCTGAAAGACCTCGGCCAGAGGATAGAGGAAACCGCCTCGGAACTTGTCGCCGCTTCTTATATGCGCAAGGACGGCGAAAACTACATACTTACCATGGAATCGAAAAAAACCGGCGAGAAGGGCGAGATCAAGCTGAGCGGGGACAAGGACCTCCTTGATAAGATCGGCCTGACCGGCGGCATCGCGAAGGACCAGAAGAACGAGGTCGCCATCTCCTTCGACGCGAGATATTTTACATCCTACATGGGCGACAAGAAGGCCGGTACAGAGAACGGGAACATCAAGGTGAAAGAGAGCGGTAAAGCGGTTTCTGTCCGCGGGATCCTGTGGCGCGAGTACGCGCTTCCGGTCGAAACGGCGATCAAGAGCGATACGACCCTTGAATTCGAACTTACGTACAGGGAACAGGGGAGCGGAGATGACGAAAGGATACCGAAACGCCTGAAGATAGGTCCGAAGGAAAGGGTCAATATCAAGGGCATAGTCCTGGACAGTTATAACGTGGAGCGCAAGCGCGAGGGAAAGAAGGAGGACCAGAAGGACCTTGACAGCCTGATGGGCATCGGCCTCGTGGCCGTGGAGAACGGGAAGCGCGTTGAGAAGCTATATCCCCTCGGGAAGGACATGAAAGGGCCACGGACGATAGCGATCGGCAAGGACCTCAAAGAAGGCAGGATCAGCAAGGTCATACTGTATTGCAATCGCGGGACCATGGAAGTTTCAGGGGTCCGCCTCGCCACGCCGGCGGAGCAGAAGCCGGGATACGCGTTGAAGAACGTCATCGCTCCCGCCCATGACGCGAAGCTCACCGTCGACGGCATCGATGTGACCAGAGACCGCAACGACGGCCTGAATGATGTCATCAAGGGCGTCACCCTCACCGTGAAGCGGCCGTCGACCCATGAGGTGGACCTGAACATCGAGCAGAACATCGAGGCGTCCGTGGATAAGATCAGGAAGCTGGTCGACGCCTATAACAAGTACCTGGATATGCACCATGACCTGACCAAGGCGGCCATAACGGAGAAACCGGGTGATTTTGACAAGAGCTTCGGCCAGAAGGGGCTCTTCATGGGCGATATGTCCCTCATGAGGCTGCAGGGCACGCTCCAGACGACCATGACCAGCGCATACCCGAACAGCGCCGATGTGCCGATCAAGATGTTTTCACAGATGGGGGTTTCCACCGGCTCGATAAACGCCGAGTGGGAATCGATCAAGAACGGCAAGCTCATCATCGACGATATTGTATTGAAGAAGACCATACTGGAAAATCCGGAGGGGGTGACCCAGTTTTTCGGGTCCGATTCGGACGGTGACAACAAGGCGGACGGCGGCATGGCGTTCAGGCTCGCGGCTATGCTTAAGCCCTATGTCTCGCCCGGTAAGAACATCATCGCCTCCAAGATCGACATGGAAGACAGCTCCATTAAGCTGGCCGACGATAGCATCAAGCAGAAGGAAGAACATATCAAGAAATACGAGGAGAAGCTCAAACGTAAATTTTCCTCGATGGAGCGGGCGCTCTCCCAGACCAACGCGCAGAAGCAGTGGATGAAAAACCAGCTCGGCGGCTCGGACGGCGACGGAAAAGAGAAATAA
- a CDS encoding response regulator transcription factor, with product MTKNKVLIVDDHPVVRQGLAAFINGEEDFIVCGDAEDADTAIRIINDLKPDIIIADLSLKGAGGIELTAAIKSRFNIPVLILSMHDENFYAERAIRAGARGYVMKKESMEVVIRALRDILAGRIYVSEDLKERLLGRLLTTPEIRQSPLESLTNREMDVFQLIGRGLSNRHIAQELSLSVKTVETYRSRIIEKLKLKDSGELVQFAIQWNQSSSPESH from the coding sequence ATGACAAAAAACAAGGTTTTAATAGTCGATGATCACCCCGTGGTGCGCCAGGGACTGGCGGCCTTCATCAATGGCGAGGAGGATTTTATCGTCTGCGGCGATGCCGAAGACGCGGATACCGCCATCCGGATAATTAACGACCTGAAGCCTGACATCATTATCGCGGACCTCTCCCTCAAGGGAGCCGGCGGCATTGAGCTCACCGCCGCTATAAAATCGCGTTTTAACATCCCTGTCCTGATACTTTCGATGCATGACGAGAATTTTTACGCCGAGCGGGCGATCCGGGCCGGGGCCCGGGGATACGTCATGAAAAAGGAGTCCATGGAGGTCGTCATCAGGGCGCTCCGCGACATCCTTGCGGGCAGGATCTACGTAAGCGAGGACCTGAAGGAAAGGCTCCTGGGCAGGCTCCTGACCACGCCGGAAATTCGGCAGTCTCCCCTTGAGAGCCTCACGAACAGGGAGATGGACGTATTCCAGCTTATCGGGAGGGGGCTTTCGAACCGCCATATTGCGCAGGAGCTTTCTCTCAGCGTTAAAACCGTGGAGACATATCGTTCCCGAATAATCGAAAAATTAAAGTTGAAAGATTCAGGAGAGCTTGTGCAATTTGCCATCCAGTGGAATCAGAGCAGTAGTCCTGAAAGCCATTGA